In a single window of the Lodderomyces elongisporus chromosome 4, complete sequence genome:
- the HEM3 gene encoding porphobilinogen deaminase (BUSCO:EOG09262YP5), which produces MPIESASSTTSLPHLQIGGRKSKLAVVQSQLVQQAIQKIYPDLPSSILALSTLGDKVQTQPLYTFGGKSLWTKELEILLMDGIDDEFPRLDLIVHSLKDMPTNLPEEFELGCIFQREDPRDAIVMKQGSPYKYLRDLPAGSIVGTSSIRRSSQLIKNYPHLKFESVRGNIQTRLNKLDDPSNPYCCLILASAGLIRLGLGGRITSCLDEVYYAVGQGALGIEIRKDDHQVKEILKKIEDPVATICCLAERSLMRYLEGGCSVPLGVHSEYNESTKKLTLKGIIVSPDGSKSIEDEVTKTIESREDCEAVGIDLGDRLKAKGAKEILDSIDMTRNINARPTEV; this is translated from the coding sequence ATGCCCATTGAATCCGCTTCGTCAACCACCAGTTTACCCCATCTACAAATTGGTGGTAGGAAATCAAAACTCGCAGTTGTGCAGTCCCAACTAGTCCAACAAGCTATTCAGAAAATCTATCCAGACTTGCCTAGCTCGATACTTGCATTAAGCACCTTGGGCGACAAAGTGCAAACCCAACCCTTGTACACCTTTGGTGGGAAATCACTTTGGACCAAGGAGTTGGAGATCTTGTTGATGGACGGTATCGATGACGAGTTTCCGCGTTTAGATCTCATTGTACACTCATTAAAAGACATGCCAACCAACTTGCCTGAAGAGTTTGAGTTGGGCTGTATTTTTCAAAGAGAAGATCCAAGAGATGCTATAGTTATGAAACAGGGCAGCCCATACAAGTACTTGAGAGACTTGCCTGCTGGATCCATTGTTGGAACTTCGTCCATTAGAAGATCTTCACAGTTGATTAAGAACTATCCTCATTTGAAGTTTGAGAGTGTTCGAGGTAATATCCAAACGAGATTAAACAAGTTGGATGATCCAAGCAACCCTTACTGTTGTCTCATATTGGCGAGCGCCGGCTTGATCAGGTTGGGCTTGGGCGGTAGAATTACCTCGTGTTTGGACGAGGTGTACTATGCCGTTGGCCAAGGTGCTTTGGGCATTGAAATTAGAAAAGATGACCACCAAGTGAAGGAAATATTAAAGAAAATCGAAGACCCCGTAGCAACTATATGTTGTCTTGCTGAACGATCGTTGATGAGATACCTTGAAGGTGGCTGTTCAGTTCCACTAGGTGTGCACTCAGAGTATAACGAATCTACCAAGAAATTAACATTGAAAGGAATAATAGTGAGTCCCGATGGAAGCAAATCCATTGAGGATGAagtaacaaaaacaatcGAGTCTAGAGAAGATTGCGAAGCAGTGGGTATTGATTTGGGTGACCGattaaaagcaaaaggaGCTAAGGAGATCCTAGATAGCATTGATATGACAAGAAACATCAATGCCAGACCAACAGAAGTATGA